One Pseudomonas sp. FP1742 genomic window carries:
- a CDS encoding putative glycoside hydrolase, translated as MTVIRALRRYAIPALLAVAALLTGQGAQAVTGVVLDSNTQNPIADAIITTSAGVMRTDENGRFETAEAVERIAARAPGYLRTEAKVGDETPMTLALTPFRPKAVYLSVFGVTSSILRNNAVSLSEKTEINALVIDVKGDRGLTPYRSAAREAIGAAAHVTTRAPQMRDLPALLAKLHAQYPYLIARIVVFKDDPFASAHPEWSVHTADGQPWRDLEQLQWMDPYSHEVWQHNLDVAEEAARMGFDEIQFDYVRFPDKSGLRFALPNNRANRTAAIIGFLQAARARLAPYNVFVSADIFGYVCWNLDDTAIGQQIELLGAELDYISPMLYPSSFTWGLPGFSNPTADPGQIVRRTLAEAMKRTHLPGVRFRPWLQAFRDYAFDRRPFDAEAISAQVNAADAAGTDGWMLWNPRNHYEAADLPQR; from the coding sequence ATGACCGTCATCCGCGCCTTGAGGCGCTACGCAATCCCGGCGCTACTCGCCGTTGCTGCGCTGCTGACCGGGCAAGGCGCACAGGCCGTCACCGGTGTCGTACTCGACTCGAACACGCAGAACCCGATCGCCGACGCCATCATCACGACCTCGGCCGGCGTGATGCGTACCGACGAAAACGGACGGTTCGAGACGGCCGAGGCAGTCGAGCGTATCGCCGCCCGCGCCCCAGGGTATTTACGCACCGAGGCCAAAGTGGGCGACGAAACGCCCATGACGCTCGCCCTGACCCCGTTTCGCCCCAAAGCGGTCTACCTGTCGGTGTTCGGCGTGACCAGTTCGATCCTGCGCAACAACGCTGTCAGCCTGAGTGAAAAAACCGAGATCAATGCACTGGTGATCGACGTCAAGGGTGACCGTGGCCTGACGCCCTATCGCAGTGCGGCGCGCGAGGCGATCGGCGCGGCGGCCCATGTGACCACACGGGCACCGCAGATGCGCGACTTGCCGGCGTTACTTGCCAAGCTGCATGCGCAATACCCGTACCTGATCGCGCGCATCGTGGTGTTCAAGGACGATCCATTCGCCAGCGCGCATCCCGAGTGGAGCGTGCACACCGCCGACGGCCAGCCGTGGCGGGATCTCGAGCAGCTGCAATGGATGGATCCGTATTCGCACGAGGTCTGGCAGCACAATCTCGATGTCGCCGAGGAGGCCGCGCGGATGGGTTTCGACGAGATCCAGTTCGACTATGTGCGTTTTCCCGACAAGAGCGGGCTGCGCTTTGCCCTCCCCAACAACCGCGCCAACCGGACCGCGGCGATCATCGGTTTTCTGCAGGCCGCACGCGCGCGGCTCGCGCCCTACAACGTGTTCGTCTCCGCGGACATCTTCGGCTATGTCTGCTGGAACCTCGACGATACGGCGATCGGCCAACAAATCGAACTGCTGGGCGCGGAGCTCGACTACATTTCGCCGATGCTGTACCCGTCCAGTTTCACATGGGGGCTGCCGGGCTTTAGCAACCCGACAGCCGACCCCGGCCAGATTGTCAGGCGTACCCTGGCGGAGGCAATGAAGCGCACCCACCTGCCAGGCGTGCGCTTTCGTCCCTGGCTCCAGGCCTTTCGCGACTACGCCTTCGATCGTCGCCCGTTTGACGC